From a region of the Stenotrophomonas sp. BIO128-Bstrain genome:
- the eda gene encoding bifunctional 4-hydroxy-2-oxoglutarate aldolase/2-dehydro-3-deoxy-phosphogluconate aldolase codes for MSGADPRVRAVLKLAPVIPVFTPENVEDAVEVARALFNGGLPVIEVTLRTPMAMEAIQAMVEAVPDAVVGAGTVLTAAQMEKVKHVGGRFAVSPGATPRLYAAARDTDLPFLPGVATSSELMLGLEHGLDTFKFFPAVQAGGAAMLSAWNGPFGDVRFCPTGGISAQTARDFLHLPNVLCVGGSWLTTRALLQARDWAGIEQLARDSAALVG; via the coding sequence ATGTCCGGCGCTGATCCGCGCGTACGCGCAGTCCTGAAACTGGCCCCGGTGATTCCGGTGTTCACCCCGGAAAATGTCGAGGATGCGGTCGAGGTCGCGCGTGCCCTGTTCAACGGTGGCCTGCCGGTGATCGAAGTGACGCTGCGCACGCCGATGGCGATGGAGGCGATCCAGGCGATGGTCGAGGCCGTGCCCGATGCCGTGGTCGGCGCCGGTACCGTGTTGACCGCCGCGCAGATGGAGAAGGTCAAGCACGTGGGCGGGCGCTTTGCGGTATCGCCGGGCGCGACCCCGCGCCTGTACGCCGCCGCGCGCGATACCGATCTGCCGTTCCTGCCGGGCGTGGCGACCTCGTCGGAGCTGATGCTCGGCCTGGAGCACGGCCTGGATACCTTCAAGTTCTTCCCGGCGGTGCAGGCCGGCGGCGCGGCCATGCTGTCGGCATGGAACGGCCCGTTCGGCGATGTGCGGTTCTGCCCGACCGGCGGCATCAGCGCGCAGACCGCGCGCGATTTCCTGCATCTGCCCAACGTGCTGTGCGTGGGCGGTTCATGGCTCACCACGCGGGCGCTGCTGCAGGCCAGGGACTGGGCCGGCATCGAGCAGCTCGCGCGCGATTCGGCCGCGCTGGTCGGCTGA